The segment AAAGAAAAGTAAATAAGTGGAAGATTATTGTCCACCTATAATATTATCCAATACTGCATCAATATTATACAGCTTTTCTTTTACGATCTGATACAATTCCACAAAATTATCTCCACTCTTATCGGACCTGTAATCCTTTGAGCTGTATGAGATATATGGCCCAGGATCATTTGGCATGTACTTGATAGCATCAATGACATTTTTTACTTCATTGTGCTTTACATAGTAAATAAGATAATAGTCACCTAATTCCTTTTGTATTGACCACACATACTTTTGGTTATACATAAAGAACAAAGACTCTTGCAATGCTTTTACATCAGTGATCAATTCCTCAGAATTAACCATGGCATCTACAGCTTTCAGTATTTTACTCATTTCGCACACCACGCACAAAAACAAAATATTTAACCAACAAACTTGTGCCTACTAATTGAATAAGTATTCTTTGGTCTACTTTAAGCTTTAATTAAAGAAATCATTACAACTGAGAAATAAATTAAAGGATTTGTTTGAAATAGAAGATCTCGAAGCATTATAGCTATCATCCAATGAATTTTCCCCGTAGGATTATATATAATATAAAAAAAGATATTCACGAAATCAGCTATTTTGGAGAGATCCGGTTGGAAAAAATCAATCAAAAAGAAATTTTAGTCCTGCAGCTTCAAAGAATGTACTGGATTGAAACTGAAATGGAGCAGCTTGCAGCATGGGAAGCAAGGATCGAACTTGAAGGACAACATCTGGAAGCACTGGAAACCCTGTCCCATGATTCAGACAAGCACGCATTGATCCTTGAAAAATGGCTCAAAATGGCAAATACTGAACTCCCAGGAAGTGCACCCAGAGGAATTCCCCACAGGATTTTTGACTTTAACCGGACAAATGTTTACGAGATGTTCAGTGAGATAAGAAAATATGAAGTGCTCGCAAGGGACACGTATCACGCCATAACTAAGGCGGAAACTAATGTTCTGGAAGATGTTTTCCCTGATGAAGAGAACAGGACAGAATTCATAAAAGATATGAAGCACCTTGTCGCAGAAGAAGAAAGACACAAAAAGATATGCGATGATAAGATCGGCGGATTTACCAGAGTGCTCTGAATTATATATCGTTTTGCTGAGAAATATTGTTGGGTCCCTCAAGACCCGCAAATCTTTTTTACAATTTTACTGACAGGATCTCACGACATGCTTTGTGAAGATCAAACCAGAAGTTACCGTACTTGGGTATCCTTAAGGTTGTACTCCCCGGCACCTTTTACTATCATAGTGATCAAATACATTGCACATATTTATAATGTGTAAGTCCAGTATAGGTTTACGTTAAGATACATTTATGAATACGATGTCGAATATATTTTATGTGAAGATAAGGGGTTATCAATTTGAAATGGAAACATGACAGGGGACTTGAGGGCAGGATGCTGTTGACACTATTCCTTCTGGCAGCAGTGTACCTATTATTTCTGGCGTTCCTGTTCTATTCGGGTGCTCCCCAGATGTTTATGCTGTTGTTTATAGGCGTATTCATGGGAGCACAATATTACTACTCGGACCGTCTGGTACTCTGGACAATGCATGCAACCATCGTTTCTGAATATGAGGAGCCTGAACTTCACCAAACCATCACCAGGTTATGTGCCATCGCGGACCTGCCAATACCCAGGATCGCAGTGGTGAACACATCGATCCCGAATGCCTTTGCAACTGGCAGGGGTCCAAAGAATGCAGTGGTTGCTGTGACCACGGGTTTGATGGACCAGTTAAATCAGGGAGAGCTGGAAGCTGTGCTTGCACATGAGCTGAGCCATGTGAAGAACAGAGATATGGCGATACTGACCATAGCCAGCTTCATATCGACCCTTGCGTTCTACATCGTCAGGTACAGTTTCTACTTCGGCGGTATGGGAGGCATGGGCGGCAGACGAAAGGAATCCGGTGGCATTATTGCGATCTGGATCGTTTCATTGCTTGTATGGGTCATAAGTTTCCTGCTGATACGCGCTCTTTCAAGATACAGGGAATTTGCGGCGGACAGGGGTTCAGCGGTCATCACAGGCCAGCCCTCCAACCTGGCATCGGCACTTACGAAGATTAGCGGCATCATGCCCCGCATCCCCCAGGATGACCTGAGATCAGTGGAGGGCATGAATGCGTTTTTCATAATCCCTGCGGTCTCAGGTTCTTTCATGAACCTGCTCTCGACCCACCCATCCACAGAGAAAAGACTCGCAGCACTTGAAAAATTACAACAGGAGCTTGAGTTCTGATGGGACTTAAAGGCATGTTCGATTCCCTGCTCGGAAGGAGCAAGTTGCCGCCATCAAATACGGAACGGCTGTTCGCGATCTCAACTGCAGTGGTCACCATGGAGGTGAACCTGAACCTGCACTCGTCCGGTCAGGCAGGCATCTGTTTTAAGTCCATGTCCCTTTCCCAGTATGAGAATACCAGAAAGGAAATAGAGGAACTGTTAAGTTACAGCACACAGGAAACAGGGACAAATTTTCGCATCGAGAAGGATAAGTACAACTTCCTCTGGGCGATCCTGGACGATAACGACTTCGAGGACCTTGTCACGAACATACATATGATCAGCCAGACCCTGATCGAGCAGGGTTTCTCAGAGCAGATCCTGTGCGCAGTGTACCGTTTTGAAAGCGAAGGGCCGGTCTACTGGATCTATAATTTCAAGCAGGGCAGCTACTATCCTTTCGTACCCCGGAGTAAGCAGGAAAGGGATAATTCCATGGAGCTCAGGCTCAAGGCCCTTATTGAGAACGAACTTCCGGTCGAAAAAAATGTGGAGAAATGGTATCCTCTCTGGGGAATGCCATTCTAAAAAGTAAAGATGAAGATTTCAGTCTTCGAGAAGACCGCTACCGGTAAAGATCTCCTTTGCTTCCTGTAAGCTCAGGTCTTCAGGCGGGACGATGATGTTGGATTCCACAATGCTTGCATCATCAAGCTGTTTTCCGTTCGATTTGATCACGTTGATGAGCCTTGAAAGCTCAGTCCTGTAATCTGCTTCGTTTTCCTTGGCTACAAGGTCCACTATCCTGTTATCAATGATGTTGAGCTCGTCGAACAGACTTCCAGGGACCTCAAACTGCCCTTCACCCATTATCCTGATTATCATTTACCTTCCTCCATCCTGAGTTTTGCCAGCTCCGTCTCTACATTCGATTCCGCACTGATCTTTGCAAGTTCCCTGTCAATATCATCGCCACTGCTTGTGACATCATCAAGAGTGCCTGTCTCGATGAGCTCATCAAGGGCAGAGGCCCTTGCCTTCATGTCCTGTGTCTTGTTCTCAGCTCTCTCAACGGCAAGACCAACATCCGCCATCTCCTCACTGATCCCTGATACGGATTCATTGATCTTCACCTGGGATTCAGCAGCCGTATACTGTGCCTTGATGGTCTCCTTCTTCGTCCTGAATATCTCCACCTTGGTAGATAGACGCTTCTCAGCAGCCACCAGTTTGTCCTGCTCCTTTTCAAGGTCAGCTATCTGCTGGTCAAGCCCCTGCACCTGAAGTTCCAGTGCACCCTTGCGCTCAAGTGCAAGCCTTGCAAGGTCTTCCCTGTCACTCTTAATGGCATCCCTTGCCTGCCCGGAAAGCTTGTCAATGCTCTGCATCAACTTTGAGCGCTGTAACTGCAATCTCTTCTTGGACGTCGCTACCTCAGCCACCCCTCTTTTCACACCCTGTAACATTTCCAGTTGTTTCTCATAGGAATAGTCAAGTGTCTCTCTGGGGTCCTCCATGCGATTGACGATCTTGTTCATCTTCGCTTTGAGGACGGTTTCCATTCTGTTAAATAGACTCATTTACTCCCTCCCGTTATTATGTGCATGTTAGTCATTGGGACTAACTATCATATGTTATTTAGGCGATTTACTATTTCTAATTTTAGTTCCAGTGGGGGGTTGGGGTGATTGGTGAGAAGGTGGTTGAGGTTTTTTATGGAGGAAGAAGAAGGGATTGAAGACTTTAGAGTTTGAGAAGGTAGTCGTTGAAGTTGTTCAAGAAGTTGATAGACT is part of the Methanococcoides orientis genome and harbors:
- a CDS encoding PspA/IM30 family protein; amino-acid sequence: MSLFNRMETVLKAKMNKIVNRMEDPRETLDYSYEKQLEMLQGVKRGVAEVATSKKRLQLQRSKLMQSIDKLSGQARDAIKSDREDLARLALERKGALELQVQGLDQQIADLEKEQDKLVAAEKRLSTKVEIFRTKKETIKAQYTAAESQVKINESVSGISEEMADVGLAVERAENKTQDMKARASALDELIETGTLDDVTSSGDDIDRELAKISAESNVETELAKLRMEEGK
- the pspAB gene encoding PspA-associated protein PspAB is translated as MGLKGMFDSLLGRSKLPPSNTERLFAISTAVVTMEVNLNLHSSGQAGICFKSMSLSQYENTRKEIEELLSYSTQETGTNFRIEKDKYNFLWAILDDNDFEDLVTNIHMISQTLIEQGFSEQILCAVYRFESEGPVYWIYNFKQGSYYPFVPRSKQERDNSMELRLKALIENELPVEKNVEKWYPLWGMPF
- the htpX gene encoding zinc metalloprotease HtpX, with the translated sequence MKWKHDRGLEGRMLLTLFLLAAVYLLFLAFLFYSGAPQMFMLLFIGVFMGAQYYYSDRLVLWTMHATIVSEYEEPELHQTITRLCAIADLPIPRIAVVNTSIPNAFATGRGPKNAVVAVTTGLMDQLNQGELEAVLAHELSHVKNRDMAILTIASFISTLAFYIVRYSFYFGGMGGMGGRRKESGGIIAIWIVSLLVWVISFLLIRALSRYREFAADRGSAVITGQPSNLASALTKISGIMPRIPQDDLRSVEGMNAFFIIPAVSGSFMNLLSTHPSTEKRLAALEKLQQELEF
- the pspAA gene encoding PspA-associated protein PspAA — encoded protein: MIIRIMGEGQFEVPGSLFDELNIIDNRIVDLVAKENEADYRTELSRLINVIKSNGKQLDDASIVESNIIVPPEDLSLQEAKEIFTGSGLLED